The following coding sequences are from one Coffea arabica cultivar ET-39 chromosome 11e, Coffea Arabica ET-39 HiFi, whole genome shotgun sequence window:
- the LOC113718602 gene encoding LOB domain-containing protein 23-like, with product MMNSTRCAACKYLRRRCSPDCIFSPYFPPNNPQRFLEVHRIYGASNVAKMLEKAPVNQRAEAANSIHYEAHCRIKDPVYGCAGIITLLNQQINDAQCELAKIQAEIAALNGHHADILPPYQQITDASSFANYPVEGDGAFPATHDPSFPQFYLNS from the exons ATGATGAATTCAACAAGGTGTGCTGCATGCAAGTATTTAAGACGAAGATGCTCTCCAGATTGTATTTTCTCTCCTTATTTTCCTCCCAATAATCCTCAAAGATTTCTTGAGGTTCACAGAATCTATGGTGCTAGCAACGTTGCAAAGATGCTTGAG AAAGCTCCAGTGAATCAACGAGCTGAAGCTGCAAATTCAATCCATTATGAAGCACATTGTCGAATCAAAGATCCTGTTTATGGATGTGCTGGAATCATCACATTATTGAACCAACAAATTAATGATGCTCAGTGTGAACTAGCAAAAATCCAAGCAGAGATTGCTGCCCTTAATGGTCACCATGCAGACATACTACCTCCGTACCAGCAAATTACTGATGCATCAAGCTTTGCTAACTACCCTGTGGAGGGAGATGGAGCTTTTCCAGCAACACATGACCCTTCCTTCCCTCAGTTTTATCTTAACAGTTAG
- the LOC113719483 gene encoding caffeoylshikimate esterase isoform X4: MKLALTSTFRPLVPPKLSPFDQNLASSNMIFRPSVTLTPRMRETVIMMAQKKKPKIEGVSDELNSIASQNLDFAPARRRVRLAFSNVQQQLDHVLFKMAPSGIRTDEWYEINSKGQEIFCKSWLPKPGVRIKGALCFCHGYGDTCTFFFEGIAKYIAASGYGVYAIDHPGFGLSEGLHGYVPSFDGIVNNALELYNIIKGRPEIVGLPRFVFGQSMGGAIALKALLKDPNEWDGIILVAPMCKADYNVICYSDQTRLKTAVELLKATRYIESQVDKVASPMLILHGAADKVTDPQVSKFLYERASSKDKTLKLYEGAYHSILEGEPDDRILEVLSDIISWLDSRCSMKN, translated from the exons ATGAAACTTGCTCTGACTTCAACTTTCCGGCCACTGGTGCCGCCAAAATTGTCCCCTTTTGACCAAAATCTTGCTTCATCCAATATGATTTTCCGGCCAAGTGTTACATTAACTCCAAGAATGAGGGAGACTGTGATCATGATGGCCCAGAAAAAGAAGCCAAAGATTGAAGGTGTCAGTGATGAGCTGAACTCAATTGCTTCCCAGAACCTGGATTTTGCTCCTGCTCGAAGAAGGGTCAGATTGGCTTTCAGTAATGTTCAGCAGCAGCTTGATCATGTCTTGTTTAag ATGGCTCCAAGTGGGATCAGAACAGATGAG TGGTATGAAATAAATTCAAAGGGCCAAGAAATTTTCTGTAAAAGTTGGTTGCCAAAGCCTGGTGTACGAATTAAAGGTGCTTTATGTTTTTGCCATGGATATGGGGATACTTGCACTTTTTTCTTTGAAG GTATAGCTAAGTACATTGCTGCTTCTGGCTATGGCGTTTATGCAATTGACCACCCAGGTTTTGGTCTATCTGAAGGATTGCATGGTTATGTCCCAAGCTTTGATGGCATAGTGAATAATGCACTCGAGTTATACAATATAATCAAAG GAAGGCCAGAGATAGTAGGGCTTCCACGCTTTGTATTTGGTCAGTCGATGGGGGGAGCAATTGCCCTAAAAGCTCTGCTGAAGGATCCAAATGAATGGGATGGCATAATTCTTGTAGCGCCAATGTGTAAG GCTGACTACAATGTAATTTGCTACTCTGATCAAACACGATTAAAGACTGCTGTCGAGCTTCTGAAAGCAACAAGATATATAGAGTCACAAGTAGATAAG GTTGCATCTCCAATGCTGATTCTTCATGGTGCTGCTGATAAAGTAACTGATCCTCAAGTTAGCAAATTTCTATACGAGAGGGCATCTAGCAAGGACAAAACTCTGAAGCTTTATGAAGGTGCATATCACTCCATTCTGGAAGGGGAACCTGATGATAGAATTTTAGAAGTACTCAGTGACATAATATCCTGGCTTGATTCTCGATGCTCCATGAAGAACTAG
- the LOC113719483 gene encoding caffeoylshikimate esterase isoform X2 — translation MKLALTSTFRPLVPPKLSPFDQNLASSNMIFRPSVTLTPRMRETVIMMAQKKKPKIEGVSDELNSIASQNLDFAPARRRVRLAFSNVQQQLDHVLFKWYEINSKGQEIFCKSWLPKPGVRIKGALCFCHGYGDTCTFFFEGIAKYIAASGYGVYAIDHPGFGLSEGLHGYVPSFDGIVNNALELYNIIKGRPEIVGLPRFVFGQSMGGAIALKALLKDPNEWDGIILVAPMCKIAEEMTPPVPLQKILILLSRVMPTAKLVPLKDLAELAFRELKKRKMADYNVICYSDQTRLKTAVELLKATRYIESQVDKVASPMLILHGAADKVTDPQVSKFLYERASSKDKTLKLYEGAYHSILEGEPDDRILEVLSDIISWLDSRCSMKN, via the exons ATGAAACTTGCTCTGACTTCAACTTTCCGGCCACTGGTGCCGCCAAAATTGTCCCCTTTTGACCAAAATCTTGCTTCATCCAATATGATTTTCCGGCCAAGTGTTACATTAACTCCAAGAATGAGGGAGACTGTGATCATGATGGCCCAGAAAAAGAAGCCAAAGATTGAAGGTGTCAGTGATGAGCTGAACTCAATTGCTTCCCAGAACCTGGATTTTGCTCCTGCTCGAAGAAGGGTCAGATTGGCTTTCAGTAATGTTCAGCAGCAGCTTGATCATGTCTTGTTTAag TGGTATGAAATAAATTCAAAGGGCCAAGAAATTTTCTGTAAAAGTTGGTTGCCAAAGCCTGGTGTACGAATTAAAGGTGCTTTATGTTTTTGCCATGGATATGGGGATACTTGCACTTTTTTCTTTGAAG GTATAGCTAAGTACATTGCTGCTTCTGGCTATGGCGTTTATGCAATTGACCACCCAGGTTTTGGTCTATCTGAAGGATTGCATGGTTATGTCCCAAGCTTTGATGGCATAGTGAATAATGCACTCGAGTTATACAATATAATCAAAG GAAGGCCAGAGATAGTAGGGCTTCCACGCTTTGTATTTGGTCAGTCGATGGGGGGAGCAATTGCCCTAAAAGCTCTGCTGAAGGATCCAAATGAATGGGATGGCATAATTCTTGTAGCGCCAATGTGTAAG ATTGCAGAGGAAATGACTCCTCCAGTTCCCCTTCAGAAAATCTTGATTCTTTTATCTAGGGTTATGCCAACAGCAAAGCTTGTTCCCCTGAAAGATTTAGCAGAGCTAGCATTCAGAGagttgaagaagagaaaaatg GCTGACTACAATGTAATTTGCTACTCTGATCAAACACGATTAAAGACTGCTGTCGAGCTTCTGAAAGCAACAAGATATATAGAGTCACAAGTAGATAAG GTTGCATCTCCAATGCTGATTCTTCATGGTGCTGCTGATAAAGTAACTGATCCTCAAGTTAGCAAATTTCTATACGAGAGGGCATCTAGCAAGGACAAAACTCTGAAGCTTTATGAAGGTGCATATCACTCCATTCTGGAAGGGGAACCTGATGATAGAATTTTAGAAGTACTCAGTGACATAATATCCTGGCTTGATTCTCGATGCTCCATGAAGAACTAG
- the LOC113719483 gene encoding caffeoylshikimate esterase isoform X1, producing the protein MKLALTSTFRPLVPPKLSPFDQNLASSNMIFRPSVTLTPRMRETVIMMAQKKKPKIEGVSDELNSIASQNLDFAPARRRVRLAFSNVQQQLDHVLFKMAPSGIRTDEWYEINSKGQEIFCKSWLPKPGVRIKGALCFCHGYGDTCTFFFEGIAKYIAASGYGVYAIDHPGFGLSEGLHGYVPSFDGIVNNALELYNIIKGRPEIVGLPRFVFGQSMGGAIALKALLKDPNEWDGIILVAPMCKIAEEMTPPVPLQKILILLSRVMPTAKLVPLKDLAELAFRELKKRKMADYNVICYSDQTRLKTAVELLKATRYIESQVDKVASPMLILHGAADKVTDPQVSKFLYERASSKDKTLKLYEGAYHSILEGEPDDRILEVLSDIISWLDSRCSMKN; encoded by the exons ATGAAACTTGCTCTGACTTCAACTTTCCGGCCACTGGTGCCGCCAAAATTGTCCCCTTTTGACCAAAATCTTGCTTCATCCAATATGATTTTCCGGCCAAGTGTTACATTAACTCCAAGAATGAGGGAGACTGTGATCATGATGGCCCAGAAAAAGAAGCCAAAGATTGAAGGTGTCAGTGATGAGCTGAACTCAATTGCTTCCCAGAACCTGGATTTTGCTCCTGCTCGAAGAAGGGTCAGATTGGCTTTCAGTAATGTTCAGCAGCAGCTTGATCATGTCTTGTTTAag ATGGCTCCAAGTGGGATCAGAACAGATGAG TGGTATGAAATAAATTCAAAGGGCCAAGAAATTTTCTGTAAAAGTTGGTTGCCAAAGCCTGGTGTACGAATTAAAGGTGCTTTATGTTTTTGCCATGGATATGGGGATACTTGCACTTTTTTCTTTGAAG GTATAGCTAAGTACATTGCTGCTTCTGGCTATGGCGTTTATGCAATTGACCACCCAGGTTTTGGTCTATCTGAAGGATTGCATGGTTATGTCCCAAGCTTTGATGGCATAGTGAATAATGCACTCGAGTTATACAATATAATCAAAG GAAGGCCAGAGATAGTAGGGCTTCCACGCTTTGTATTTGGTCAGTCGATGGGGGGAGCAATTGCCCTAAAAGCTCTGCTGAAGGATCCAAATGAATGGGATGGCATAATTCTTGTAGCGCCAATGTGTAAG ATTGCAGAGGAAATGACTCCTCCAGTTCCCCTTCAGAAAATCTTGATTCTTTTATCTAGGGTTATGCCAACAGCAAAGCTTGTTCCCCTGAAAGATTTAGCAGAGCTAGCATTCAGAGagttgaagaagagaaaaatg GCTGACTACAATGTAATTTGCTACTCTGATCAAACACGATTAAAGACTGCTGTCGAGCTTCTGAAAGCAACAAGATATATAGAGTCACAAGTAGATAAG GTTGCATCTCCAATGCTGATTCTTCATGGTGCTGCTGATAAAGTAACTGATCCTCAAGTTAGCAAATTTCTATACGAGAGGGCATCTAGCAAGGACAAAACTCTGAAGCTTTATGAAGGTGCATATCACTCCATTCTGGAAGGGGAACCTGATGATAGAATTTTAGAAGTACTCAGTGACATAATATCCTGGCTTGATTCTCGATGCTCCATGAAGAACTAG
- the LOC113719483 gene encoding caffeoylshikimate esterase isoform X3 — protein sequence MKLALTSTFRPLVPPKLSPFDQNLASSNMIFRPSVTLTPRMRETVIMMAQKKKPKIEGVSDELNSIASQNLDFAPARRRVRLAFSNVQQQLDHVLFKMAPSGIRTDEWYEINSKGQEIFCKSWLPKPGVRIKGALCFCHGYGDTCTFFFEGIAKYIAASGYGVYAIDHPGFGLSEGLHGYVPSFDGIVNNALELYNIIKGRPEIVGLPRFVFGQSMGGAIALKALLKDPNEWDGIILVAPMCKIAEEMTPPVPLQKILILLSRVMPTAKLVPLKDLAELAFRELKKRKMADYNVICYSDQTRLKTAVELLKATRYIESQVDKVASPMLILHGAADKVTDPQVSKFLYERASSKDKTLKLYEAISFILS from the exons ATGAAACTTGCTCTGACTTCAACTTTCCGGCCACTGGTGCCGCCAAAATTGTCCCCTTTTGACCAAAATCTTGCTTCATCCAATATGATTTTCCGGCCAAGTGTTACATTAACTCCAAGAATGAGGGAGACTGTGATCATGATGGCCCAGAAAAAGAAGCCAAAGATTGAAGGTGTCAGTGATGAGCTGAACTCAATTGCTTCCCAGAACCTGGATTTTGCTCCTGCTCGAAGAAGGGTCAGATTGGCTTTCAGTAATGTTCAGCAGCAGCTTGATCATGTCTTGTTTAag ATGGCTCCAAGTGGGATCAGAACAGATGAG TGGTATGAAATAAATTCAAAGGGCCAAGAAATTTTCTGTAAAAGTTGGTTGCCAAAGCCTGGTGTACGAATTAAAGGTGCTTTATGTTTTTGCCATGGATATGGGGATACTTGCACTTTTTTCTTTGAAG GTATAGCTAAGTACATTGCTGCTTCTGGCTATGGCGTTTATGCAATTGACCACCCAGGTTTTGGTCTATCTGAAGGATTGCATGGTTATGTCCCAAGCTTTGATGGCATAGTGAATAATGCACTCGAGTTATACAATATAATCAAAG GAAGGCCAGAGATAGTAGGGCTTCCACGCTTTGTATTTGGTCAGTCGATGGGGGGAGCAATTGCCCTAAAAGCTCTGCTGAAGGATCCAAATGAATGGGATGGCATAATTCTTGTAGCGCCAATGTGTAAG ATTGCAGAGGAAATGACTCCTCCAGTTCCCCTTCAGAAAATCTTGATTCTTTTATCTAGGGTTATGCCAACAGCAAAGCTTGTTCCCCTGAAAGATTTAGCAGAGCTAGCATTCAGAGagttgaagaagagaaaaatg GCTGACTACAATGTAATTTGCTACTCTGATCAAACACGATTAAAGACTGCTGTCGAGCTTCTGAAAGCAACAAGATATATAGAGTCACAAGTAGATAAG GTTGCATCTCCAATGCTGATTCTTCATGGTGCTGCTGATAAAGTAACTGATCCTCAAGTTAGCAAATTTCTATACGAGAGGGCATCTAGCAAGGACAAAACTCTGAAGCTTTATGAAG CCATCAGTTTCATTCTTTCCTAA
- the LOC113719500 gene encoding uncharacterized protein isoform X1: MSLLNQLFNRGLLGQKCKTCLTLTISRIKLLQNKRDGQLKIMRKEIAQFLQAGQESIARIRVEHVIRERNIWDAYEILEMFCEFVLARVPILESQRECPSELREAVASIIFAAPRCSDLPDLVHVRNLFAAKYGKEFIAAASELRPDTSVYRTIIEKLSVSAPSAEVKMNILKEIAREYNVNWNSSKTEAEFSKKPEDLLNGPKHIAAPSLSVSQSSAVHSPPILEHSNTSLNGQQGHSNQSAVAVNNIPRLATNKPKPPSLKDQSVEPKTESKETRSQSSDPLEKARAAIAAAERASAAARAAAELVNFNFSSEARAS, from the exons ATGTCGCTATTGAATCAACTCTTCAACAGAGGACTCCTCGGCCAAAAATG TAAAACATGCTTGACATTGACTATTTCCCGTATAAAATTGCTGCAAAACAAGAGAGATGGGCAGCTCAAGATTATGCGGAAGGAGATTGCCCAATTTCTCCAAGCTGGCCAAGAATCAATTGCGCGAATAAGG GTGGAGCATGTTATACGAGAGCGAAATATCTGGGATGCATACGAGATCTTGGAAATGTTCTGTGAATTTGTTCTTGCCCGTGTTCCCATTCTTGAAAGCCAAAG GGAGTGTCCTTCTGAATTGCGTGAAGCTGTGGCCAGCATAATCTTTGCTGCTCCTAGATGTTCGGATTTACCCGATTTAGTACATGTTCGTAATTTATTTGCTGCAAAATATGGAAAGGAGTTCATTGCTGCTGCTTCTGAGCTTCGGCCTGACACTAGTGTCTACCGTACA ATTATTGAGAAACTTTCAGTTAGTGCACCATCTGCAGAAGTGAAGATGAATATTCTGAAGGAAATTGCACGAGAATACAATGTAAACTGGAATTCTTCCAAAACTGAAGCAGAATTTTCTAAAAAACCTGAGGACCTTCTG AACGGACCAAAGCACATAGCTGCACCTTCTTTGTCTGTTTCTCAATCAAGCGCTGTCCACAGTCCACCTATTCTGGAGCATTCAAATACATCTTTAAATGGTCAACAAGGGCATTCCAATCAATCTGCAGTTGCAGTCAACAATATACCCCGGTTGGCCACCAACAAGCCTAAACCACCCTCTCTTAAGGATCAAAGCGTGGAACCAAAGACTGAAAGCAAAGAAACAAGGTCGCAATCATCTGATCCATTGGAGAAAGCTCGAGCTGCTATAGCTGCAGCAGAGCGTGCATCAGCTGCTGCTCGTGCTGCTGCTGAGTTGGTAAATTTCAACTTTAGCAGTGAAGCTCGAGCTAGCTAA
- the LOC113719500 gene encoding uncharacterized protein isoform X2, with product MCFCSKTCLTLTISRIKLLQNKRDGQLKIMRKEIAQFLQAGQESIARIRVEHVIRERNIWDAYEILEMFCEFVLARVPILESQRECPSELREAVASIIFAAPRCSDLPDLVHVRNLFAAKYGKEFIAAASELRPDTSVYRTIIEKLSVSAPSAEVKMNILKEIAREYNVNWNSSKTEAEFSKKPEDLLNGPKHIAAPSLSVSQSSAVHSPPILEHSNTSLNGQQGHSNQSAVAVNNIPRLATNKPKPPSLKDQSVEPKTESKETRSQSSDPLEKARAAIAAAERASAAARAAAELVNFNFSSEARAS from the exons ATG TGTTTTTGTAGTAAAACATGCTTGACATTGACTATTTCCCGTATAAAATTGCTGCAAAACAAGAGAGATGGGCAGCTCAAGATTATGCGGAAGGAGATTGCCCAATTTCTCCAAGCTGGCCAAGAATCAATTGCGCGAATAAGG GTGGAGCATGTTATACGAGAGCGAAATATCTGGGATGCATACGAGATCTTGGAAATGTTCTGTGAATTTGTTCTTGCCCGTGTTCCCATTCTTGAAAGCCAAAG GGAGTGTCCTTCTGAATTGCGTGAAGCTGTGGCCAGCATAATCTTTGCTGCTCCTAGATGTTCGGATTTACCCGATTTAGTACATGTTCGTAATTTATTTGCTGCAAAATATGGAAAGGAGTTCATTGCTGCTGCTTCTGAGCTTCGGCCTGACACTAGTGTCTACCGTACA ATTATTGAGAAACTTTCAGTTAGTGCACCATCTGCAGAAGTGAAGATGAATATTCTGAAGGAAATTGCACGAGAATACAATGTAAACTGGAATTCTTCCAAAACTGAAGCAGAATTTTCTAAAAAACCTGAGGACCTTCTG AACGGACCAAAGCACATAGCTGCACCTTCTTTGTCTGTTTCTCAATCAAGCGCTGTCCACAGTCCACCTATTCTGGAGCATTCAAATACATCTTTAAATGGTCAACAAGGGCATTCCAATCAATCTGCAGTTGCAGTCAACAATATACCCCGGTTGGCCACCAACAAGCCTAAACCACCCTCTCTTAAGGATCAAAGCGTGGAACCAAAGACTGAAAGCAAAGAAACAAGGTCGCAATCATCTGATCCATTGGAGAAAGCTCGAGCTGCTATAGCTGCAGCAGAGCGTGCATCAGCTGCTGCTCGTGCTGCTGCTGAGTTGGTAAATTTCAACTTTAGCAGTGAAGCTCGAGCTAGCTAA
- the LOC113719500 gene encoding vacuolar protein sorting-associated protein IST1 isoform X3, whose protein sequence is MRDGQLKIMRKEIAQFLQAGQESIARIRVEHVIRERNIWDAYEILEMFCEFVLARVPILESQRECPSELREAVASIIFAAPRCSDLPDLVHVRNLFAAKYGKEFIAAASELRPDTSVYRTIIEKLSVSAPSAEVKMNILKEIAREYNVNWNSSKTEAEFSKKPEDLLNGPKHIAAPSLSVSQSSAVHSPPILEHSNTSLNGQQGHSNQSAVAVNNIPRLATNKPKPPSLKDQSVEPKTESKETRSQSSDPLEKARAAIAAAERASAAARAAAELVNFNFSSEARAS, encoded by the exons ATG AGAGATGGGCAGCTCAAGATTATGCGGAAGGAGATTGCCCAATTTCTCCAAGCTGGCCAAGAATCAATTGCGCGAATAAGG GTGGAGCATGTTATACGAGAGCGAAATATCTGGGATGCATACGAGATCTTGGAAATGTTCTGTGAATTTGTTCTTGCCCGTGTTCCCATTCTTGAAAGCCAAAG GGAGTGTCCTTCTGAATTGCGTGAAGCTGTGGCCAGCATAATCTTTGCTGCTCCTAGATGTTCGGATTTACCCGATTTAGTACATGTTCGTAATTTATTTGCTGCAAAATATGGAAAGGAGTTCATTGCTGCTGCTTCTGAGCTTCGGCCTGACACTAGTGTCTACCGTACA ATTATTGAGAAACTTTCAGTTAGTGCACCATCTGCAGAAGTGAAGATGAATATTCTGAAGGAAATTGCACGAGAATACAATGTAAACTGGAATTCTTCCAAAACTGAAGCAGAATTTTCTAAAAAACCTGAGGACCTTCTG AACGGACCAAAGCACATAGCTGCACCTTCTTTGTCTGTTTCTCAATCAAGCGCTGTCCACAGTCCACCTATTCTGGAGCATTCAAATACATCTTTAAATGGTCAACAAGGGCATTCCAATCAATCTGCAGTTGCAGTCAACAATATACCCCGGTTGGCCACCAACAAGCCTAAACCACCCTCTCTTAAGGATCAAAGCGTGGAACCAAAGACTGAAAGCAAAGAAACAAGGTCGCAATCATCTGATCCATTGGAGAAAGCTCGAGCTGCTATAGCTGCAGCAGAGCGTGCATCAGCTGCTGCTCGTGCTGCTGCTGAGTTGGTAAATTTCAACTTTAGCAGTGAAGCTCGAGCTAGCTAA